The DNA window TCACCTTGCGGAGTTGCTCCTGCAGAAACAGCACCCGTCGGCGGAGCACGCCGTTACGCAGCCGAAGACCCGAACACGACGGACATCCTTGTTTGCCATGTGTATTTTGCACGTGGCATTATTGAACGGCCGATGTTAGGACTCAAGGGAGCTCTGCAATGGCGCGGCGCAACGCGATGGAGTTTGCACTCTAAAGGCGCGTCCTGGGGACGGGCGAATGGGACCTAACCGCCACGGCCGGCGATCAACCCCGCGCGAACGCCAGCAAATCAGCATTCAACTGGTCTTTCGCGGTATCGCCGAGGCTGTGCCCGCCGCCGGGGTAGATCTTGAGTTGTGCGCCTTTGACCAGCTTCGACGACAGCATGGCCGACGCGCCGATGGGGACGATCTGATCGTCGTCGCCGTGGATGATGAGGGTGGGCACGTCGAACTTCTTAAGGTCTTCGGTGAAGTCGGTTTCGCTGAATGCCTTGATGCAATCGTAGGCGTTCTTATGGCCGGACATCATGCCTGCCGTCCACCACGAGCGGATCAGGCCTTCGGAGACCTTGGCGCCGGGACGGTTGAAGCCGAAAAACGGGCCGGTCGCGACATCGAGGAAGAACTGCGCCCGGTCGGCGAGGTAGGCCTTGCGGAAGCCGTCGAAGACCTCCATCGGCAGGCCGCCAGGGTTGGCCGGGGTCTTGAGCATGATCGGCGGGACCGCGCCCATGAGGACGGCCTTCTTTACCCGCTTGCTGCCGTGCCGGCCGATGTACCGCGCGACTTCGCCGCCGCCGGTCGAGTGCCCCACCATCATGACGTCCTTCAGATCGAGCTTCGCGTACAGCTCGGCGACGTCGTCGGCGTAGGTGTCCATTTCGTTGCCGTTCCACGGCTGACTGGAGCGGCCATGCCCCCGGCGATCGTGGGCGATGCAGCGAAAGCCGTTGGACGCGAGGAAAAACATCTGCGCTTCCCACGCATCTGAATTGAGCGGCCAGCCATGGCTGAACGCGATGACCGGGCCGGTGCCCCAGTCCTTGTAGTAGATCTCGGTGCCGTCTTTGGTGGTGAAGGTGCTCATCGAATCTCCGATTGGTCGGTCGGTTCCCGCGGCGTCGCGCGTCGGTGTGGCGCGACGACGATGTTTTAGCCGGAACGGGGGCGACAGCACCACGTGCAGAATTTTGTCCGGGTGGCATGAGCAACGGTGGCCCGTTGCCCGCATCGAGCGTCGATGGAATGACCGACGCCGGTGTCTGAGGTACTCCGAGAATCCGGATTCCTCGCGCGCATCGCATGAAGAATCCGGGTCTTCGGAGTACCTCAGACACCGGCGCTTTTGACCAGATTCCAGAGGTCAGGTTTCAGATTCCAGTCTTCTTACGCAACGTCTAGCTCACGATCCCCTTCACCACGTTCCCCTTCACGTCCGTCAGCCGCATATCGCGGCCGGCGTAGCGGTAGGTGAGCTTGGTGTGATCGAGGCCGAGCAGGTGCAGGATGGTGGCGTGCCAGTCGTGGGTGTGAATCTTGTTCTCAACGGCTTCGTAGCCGAAGTCGTCGGTCTTGCCGAACATCTGGCCGGCATTCACGCCTCCGCCGGCCATCCACATGCTGTAGCCCTTGGCGTTGTGATCGCGGCCATCGGTGCCCTGTGCGTAGGGCGTGCGGCCGAACTCGCCGCCCCAGATGACCAGGGTGTCTTTGAGCATGTCGCGGCTCTTGAGGTCGGCAAGCAGGCCGGCGATGGGCTTGTCGATGCCGCCGCAGTTGCGCTCCATCGCGTTCTTGAGATCGCGGTGCTGGTCCCAGCCGCTCTTGGTGATCTCGATGAACCGCACGCCGGCCTCGGCGAAGCGGCGGGCCAGCAGGCACTGCTTGCCGAACTCGTCGGTCTCGCGATCGCCGATGCCGTACATGGATCGCGTGGCGGCCGATTCGGTCTTGAGGTCCATCAGGTCGGGCAGCGCGCCCTGCATGCGGAACGCGAGCTCGTACGATTCGATGACGCCTTCGACCTCGGGCGCGACCTGTTCGCGGTCGAGGGCGCTCTTGTTCAGCGACTGCAGGAAGTCGAGCTGCAGCCGCTGGGCGGCCGCGCCACGGCGCGGGTTCTTGGTGTTGGCGACGGTCGCCTCGCCACCGCCGGGCTGGCCCGGTCCCCCGCCGCCGCCGAAACCGCGCGAGGTGCCGATACGGGTGCCCTGGTAGATCGCCGGGAGGAACGCCGCCCCGTAGTTGTTGGGGCCGCCGTTATTGGCCGGCGGGCTGAGGGTGATGAAACCGGGGAGGTCGGCGTTCTGCGTGCCCAAACCGTAGAGCGTCCAGGCGCCGAGGGATGGCCGCTTGAAGTTGAACACGCCGGTGTGCATCTGCACGAACGCCTGCGGGTGGTTGGGCAGGTCGGTCTGCATGGAGTTCATGATGCACAGGTCGTCGGCGTGCTTGGCGACCTCGGGGAACAGCTCGCTGATCCACAGGCCGCTCTTGCCGTGCTGCTTAAATGCGAACGGCGACGCGAGCAGGTTGCCCCGGCGGAAGCCGTCGCCAAAACTCTGCCCGCTGCTGGTCGCGAGCTTGGGCTTGTAGTCGAACGTATCGACGTGCGAGGGCCCGCCGTCCATGCAGAGGAAGATGACCCGCTTGGCCTTGCCGGGGAAGTGCGGGCTCTTGGGGGCCAGCGGGTTGGCCTTCACTTCCTTGTCTGCCGCAAACGCCGACAACCCCGCGAACGCGAGATAGCCAA is part of the Humisphaera borealis genome and encodes:
- a CDS encoding alpha/beta fold hydrolase, whose protein sequence is MSTFTTKDGTEIYYKDWGTGPVIAFSHGWPLNSDAWEAQMFFLASNGFRCIAHDRRGHGRSSQPWNGNEMDTYADDVAELYAKLDLKDVMMVGHSTGGGEVARYIGRHGSKRVKKAVLMGAVPPIMLKTPANPGGLPMEVFDGFRKAYLADRAQFFLDVATGPFFGFNRPGAKVSEGLIRSWWTAGMMSGHKNAYDCIKAFSETDFTEDLKKFDVPTLIIHGDDDQIVPIGASAMLSSKLVKGAQLKIYPGGGHSLGDTAKDQLNADLLAFARG
- a CDS encoding DUF1501 domain-containing protein, producing MNFPMLSRRAALKSASAGFGYLAFAGLSAFAADKEVKANPLAPKSPHFPGKAKRVIFLCMDGGPSHVDTFDYKPKLATSSGQSFGDGFRRGNLLASPFAFKQHGKSGLWISELFPEVAKHADDLCIMNSMQTDLPNHPQAFVQMHTGVFNFKRPSLGAWTLYGLGTQNADLPGFITLSPPANNGGPNNYGAAFLPAIYQGTRIGTSRGFGGGGGPGQPGGGEATVANTKNPRRGAAAQRLQLDFLQSLNKSALDREQVAPEVEGVIESYELAFRMQGALPDLMDLKTESAATRSMYGIGDRETDEFGKQCLLARRFAEAGVRFIEITKSGWDQHRDLKNAMERNCGGIDKPIAGLLADLKSRDMLKDTLVIWGGEFGRTPYAQGTDGRDHNAKGYSMWMAGGGVNAGQMFGKTDDFGYEAVENKIHTHDWHATILHLLGLDHTKLTYRYAGRDMRLTDVKGNVVKGIVS